A single genomic interval of Asterias amurensis chromosome 1, ASM3211899v1 harbors:
- the LOC139935014 gene encoding protein dispatched homolog 1-like, whose product MKVGDVSDLSREVCQSRTPRPWASSLRHRFCFGYARLISHHPIVLCLVLFFCVMTFGLVAFLLYDLPSFDDPIAGFEPRGTVISQRSITWQNMLDHTGSGQLLSFYPTTSLHPQHVVNTQRPLQTQLPSTLTSPASASVTPSPLVPDSVEINGSDEVRSLGDDGSASSSYSQSDNSEDGDYLNDDDVEVPFFCSNPSRDYARVVLEPVQSHNLLTLQGLQAMCQLETTAIRQHLQFMRNCYTDKKGSCCRSWSIGNYVALLSNRSSCMEITEKDVADTVELLQKCSHFYRSRDLQPNCWESRESQEWKPCPTNIHEDCIRYDAVYSIMHYLADVGFLSVEKPNNVEVKNTMIIIPVYAGNDMIEIYEDVFKDKEVANAEVKVTGLCFNLKYDLFGEYLTTEALYPCLGVLIIIILMWMYIGSLFITVMTVISMAMSLIVAYFLYRIVFGIPFFPFMNLTTVILLVGIGADDAFVYCDIWKRTNSDHVNTPQVLILLDTLRHAVVSMFVTSLTTASAFFANTISKITSIKCFGIFAGTTILVNCFFTVTWLPAVVTIYDYYFNGYSSRRTEKREYRTHKWKHSCCTNILRCLNKIKYITSEWSRIFFDKILPCVVIKLRYVWLLTLGTLTLGGFILIFFNPKLQLPTLPEFQLFHSLHPFERYDFIYKDMFWFEKGNSTGSQVYSHLPLRIVWGVQPIDSGNPFDPDSHGEITFDKTFNIALPEAQQWLFNFCARLRNQSFFFPTVGLQFKNCFIESFRTWMQTRSCIDINTGENLMPCCKESVFPYPEEVFDKCLRDAVSVLYYEFPMAFTKFTPGPRFGGPEDRVVAAIVEFDSTQTYTYSFEKIQVFWNAFENWVTSELKTAPETMKHGWITSFVDFYDLQDNLAHGTPIALGMSIIISTCVMFVTTQNLLISVYAILSISGTICVTIGALVLLGWQLNILESVILSVAVGLSVDFTVHYGVAYRIAPETDRESRVVFSLGRMGSAITMAALTTFVAGALMMPSTVLSYTQMGTFLMLIMSISWVFSTFYFQSLCRTIGPEGSLGQFPLLGCACCAWRKNTVRAADSEAIHSHSSEVPSSGESHELEPLSSFATSNFNSPEPSSSSFHSSSKYPHHLGVVPPQCLLTKQRKETPPLPGASGPLCSEVIWEGTSKFVTRLYKPLAQCEPAPVILPNKNPNVPDIWVKM is encoded by the exons ATGAAAGTCGGTGATGTGTCAGATCTGAGCCGAGAAGTGTGCCAGAGTCGGACTCCTAGGCCATGGGCGAGCAGTCTGCGACATCGCTTCTGCTTTGG GTATGCCAGACTGATAAGCCACCATCCTATCGTGCTATGCCTGGTTCTATTCTTCTGTGTCATGACCTTTGGCCTGGTGGCATTCCTCTTGTACGATTTGCCCAGTTTCGATGACCCCATTGCT gGTTTCGAACCACGAGGCACAGTGATCAGCCAACGTTCCATAACATGGCAGAATATGCTTGATCATACCGGTTCTGGTCAGCTCCTCTCGTTCTATCCAACCACCAGTCTCCATCCACAGCACGTCGTCAACACCCAGCGACCCTTACAGACCCAACTCCCATCCACCTTAACCTCCCCAGCCTCTGCCTCAGTCACGCCTTCTCCTTTGGTGCCTGACTCAGTGGAGATCAACGGATCGGATGAGGTTCGGTCATTGGGGGATGACGGCTCTGCCAGCAGCAGTTATAGTCAGTCGGATAACAGTGAGGACGGGGACTATCTCAACGATGATGATGTGGAGGTTCCTTTCTTCTGCTCCAATCCTT CAAGGGACTATGCTCGAGTTGTTTTAGAACCTGTGCAGTCCCATAATCTTCTGACCTTGCAAGGCCTACAGGCCATGTGTCAGCTGGAGACAACTGCCATTCGCCAGCATCTACAATTCATGAGAAACTGCTACACAGACAAGAAGGGATCATGCTGTCGCAGTTGGTCCATCGGTAACTATGTAGCATTGCTAAGCAACAGATCCAGCTGCATGGAGATTACAGAGAAGGACGTTGCGGACACTGTGGAGCTGCTTCAGAAGTGTTCTCATTTCTACCGGAGTCGAGATCTTCAACCGAATTGCTGGGAGTCCCGGGAGTCCCAGGAGTGGAAACCTTGCCCAACAAATATACACGAGGACTGTATCCGCTATGACGCTGTCTACTCTATAATGCATTACCTTGCAGACGTTGGATTCTTGAGTGTGGAGAAGCCTAATAATGTGGAGGTCAAGAACACAATGATCATTATTCCAGTATATGCTGGGAATGATATGATAGAAATCTACGAGGACGTCTTTAAGGATAAGGAGGTGGCCAATGCCGAGGTCAAAGTAACAGGATTGTGTTTCAATCTCAAGTACGATCTCTTTGGAGAGTACTTAACGACAGAGGCGTTGTACCCTTGCCTTGGAGTGTTAATTATCATAATCCTCATGTGGATGTACATTGGATCCCTCTTCATTACCGTCATGACTGTGATCAGTATGGCAATGTCGCTCATTGTGGCATATTTCCTCTACCGTATTGTATTCGGCATTCCCTTCTTTCCGTTTATGAATCTAACCACGGTCATTCTCCTCGTTGGAATTGGAGCGGACGACGCCTTTGTGTATTGTGACATTTGGAAGCGCACAAACTCGGATCACGTTAACACCCCACAAGTACTGATCCTCTTGGACACGCTCCGGCACGCTGTCGTCTCAATGTTTGTAACCAGCCTCACCACGGCATCCGCATTCTTTGCAAATACAATCAGCAAAATTACCTCCATCAAGTGCTTTGGCATTTTCGCGGGGACGACGATCCTCGTCAACTGCTTCTTCACTGTCACCTGGTTGCCTGCAGTAGTCACAATTTATGACTATTACTTTAACGGTTACTCCTCTAGAAGAACAGAAAAGAGAGAGTACAGAACGCACAAATGGAAACACTCTTGCTGCACTAACATACTGCGGTGcttgaacaaaataaagtaCATCACCAGTGAGTGGTCCCGTATTTTTTTTGATAAGATACTGCCCTGTGTTGTTATTAAGCTACGTTACGTTTGGCTGCTCACCCTTGGTACGCTAACACTAGGTGGGttcattttgatatttttcaaTCCAAAACTTCAGTTACCGACCCTGCCTGAGTTTCAGTTATTCCACTCTCTGCACCCATTTGAGAGGTACGATTTCATCTACAAGGATATGTTCTGGTTTGAAAAGGGGAACAGCACAGGATCACAAGTTTACTCACACTTGCCGCTAAGGATTGTATGGGGAGTTCAACCAATAGACAGCGGCAATCCGTTTGATCCCGACAGCCATGGTGAGATCACGTTTGACAAGACGTTTAACATCGCCCTCCCGGAGGCTCAGCAATGGCTTTTTAATTTCTGCGCCCGGTTGCGTAACCAAAGTTTCTTTTTCCCTACTGTAGGATTGCAGTTCAAGAACTGTTTTATTGAAAGTTTTAGAACATGGATGCAGACAAGAAGCTGCATTGATATTAATACAGGAGAGAACCTTATGCCTTGCTGTAAGGAAAGTGTATTTCCATATCCTGAAGAAGTCTTTGATAAATGTCTCCGGGATGCAGTAAGTGTGCTGTACTATGAATTCCCTATGGCCTTTACAAAATTCACTCCAGGGCCTCGGTTTGGCGGCCCAGAGGATCGAGTAGTTGCAGCCATCGTCGAGTTTGACAGCACACAAACGTACACATATTCATTTGAAAAAATTCAAGTATTTTGGAATGCGTTTGAGAACTGGGTGACTTCGGAGTTGAAGACTGCCCCAGAGACGATGAAACATGGGTGGATCACAAGTTTTGTGGACTTTTACGATCTGCAGGATAATTTAGCTCATGGGACGCCGATAGCTCTCGGCATGTCCATTATTATCTCCACCTGTGTTATGTTTGTAACCACACAGAATCTCCTGATTAGTGTGTATGCTATTCTGTCCATATCCGGCACCATATGTGTGACCATTGGGGCTCTGGTGCTGCTGGGCTGGCAGCTCAATATCCTCGAGTCTGTTATTCTATCAGTTGCTGTTGGGCTCTCTGTCGATTTTACTGTACACTACGGTGTCGCGTACCGAATCGCGCCGGAAACCGACCGGGAGTCGAGAGTTGTTTTCTCTTTGGGTCGTATGGGGTCTGCAATCACGATGGCTGCACTGACGACCTTCGTGGCAGGTGCTTTAATGATGCCTTCTACAGTCCTTTCCTACACACAGATGGGAACCTTTCTTATGTTAATCATGTCAATAAGTTGGGTGTTCTCCACCTTCTACTTTCAATCGCTCTGCCGCACCATAGGGCCAGAGGGCTCACTCGGACAGTTCCCACTGCTTGGTTGTGCATGCTGCGCATggagaaagaacacagtcagGGCTGCAGACTCGGAAGCCATCCATTCCCACTCCTCAGAAGTGCCAAGCTCAGGAGAATCTCACGAACTGGAACCTCTCAGCTCCTTTGCGACTTCAAATTTTAACTCTCCCGAGCCAAGCTCAAGTTCATTCCATAGTAGTAGTAAATACCCACATCATCTTGGTGTTGTACCACCGCAATGTCTCCTTACGAAGCAAAGAAAGGAAACACCTCCTTTACCTGGTGCCTCTGGACCGCTATGCTCGGAGGTAATCTGGGAGGGAACCAGTAAGTTTGTGACACGACTGTATAAGCCGCTGGCACAATGTGAACCAGCTCCAGTGATTTTACCAAACAAAAACCCAAATGTCCCTGATATTTGGGTCAaaatgtaa